The following proteins are encoded in a genomic region of Desulfosporosinus youngiae DSM 17734:
- a CDS encoding DUF1659 domain-containing protein, whose product MAIISSGAETGMVVRYQIGMVNGTQLSRRKSVSVLKMDVSDQDLYKAAATLFDLPEYPLVSVTRNKTRPGSTMAVQIRNRFRI is encoded by the coding sequence ATGGCTATCATTTCGTCAGGGGCGGAAACCGGGATGGTTGTCCGTTATCAGATTGGTATGGTCAACGGTACCCAGCTATCCCGGCGAAAAAGCGTTTCCGTACTGAAGATGGACGTGTCTGATCAGGATCTTTATAAAGCAGCAGCCACGCTATTCGATTTGCCGGAATATCCGTTGGTATCCGTGACCCGAAATAAAACCCGGCCCGGCTCAACCATGGCAGTTCAAATTCGGAATCGATTCCGAATTTGA